Proteins encoded together in one Vitis vinifera cultivar Pinot Noir 40024 chromosome 4, ASM3070453v1 window:
- the LOC132253656 gene encoding uncharacterized protein LOC132253656, whose product MVNFSKEMITPPSFNDSSNGISNRRLRQIFKDVVGAIDGTLIHACIPTNQQVPYRGRGRGECFQNVMAVCDFDMIFRFVVVGWEGTTHDSRVLTETIRNPQHNFPMPPSEKYYLVDATYTHTRGFMAPYRNVRYWLSDFRSGGKAVGKEEIFNQCHARLRNVIERAFGVVKACFPILKRMAPYLFTTQTKIVMTCFSIHNFLRQISVADRLFSEYDNEVELESDNANQNQNSTTSSFFAASDQEFMQ is encoded by the exons ATGGTGAATTTCTCAAAAGAGATGATTACTCCTCCATCATTCAATGATAGTTCAAATGGTATCTCCAATCGTCGGCTAAGACAAATTTTTaag GATGTTGTTGGTGCAATTGATGGAACTCTTATTCATGCATGTATTCCCACTAATCAACAAGTACCTTATCGAGGTCGTGGGAGAGgagaatgttttcaaaatgttATGGCAGTTTGTGATTTTGACATGATATTTAGGTTTGTTGTTGTTGGATGGGAAGGAACAACTCATGATTCAAGAGTCTTGACAGAAACTATCCGTAACCCACAACATAATTTTCCAATGCCCCCATcag aaaaatattatttagtagATGCAACATACACACACACTCGAGGTTTTATGGCACCATATCGTAATGTGCGTTATTGGTTGAGTGATTTTCGTAGTGGTGGTAAAGCTGTAGGAAAAGAGGAGATATTCAACCAATGTCATGCAAGATTGAGAAATGTCATTGAACGTGCTTTTGGTGTTGTTAAGGCGTGTTTTCCAATATTGAAGAGAATGGCACCTTATTTGTTTACTACTCAAACAAAAATTGTCATGACATGCTTCTCCATTCACAATTTTCTTCGACAAATCTCAGTTGCGGATAGATTATTTTCTGAATATGACAATGAAGTGGAATTGGAAAGTGACAatgcaaatcaaaatcaaaactcaactacAAGCAGTTTTTTTGCAGCATCTGATCAAGAATTCATGCAATAG
- the LOC132253686 gene encoding L10-interacting MYB domain-containing protein-like, with the protein MSQNVDISRANWIDPIQRKHFIDLCLQEANKGFRSGGGLKSSAWPRIAEELEKLLGKRYTSKQLKNGWDYMKRQYLIWSKMMTMTGHGYNSVTKTFDWPAEKWEEYLQKYPEAKQFHFKPLANVEELEALFGGVLATGSKNWSSEGVIASGAEESSTHSTSMPSKTSISLEEDEDLLRNTNDEAEGSKKKQKKGKKEQTQEEMNRIVNVLENFKGPLVKECMKILKRLLTYEDPLYYVAINAFCKKK; encoded by the exons ATGAGTCAAAATGTTGATATTAGTAGGGCAAATTGGATTGACCCCATCCAAAGAAAGCACTTTATTGATCTTTGTCTTCAAGAGGCAAACAAAGGCTTTAGATCAGGTGGAGGTTTAAAGTCTAGTGCTTGGCCTCGAATTGCTGAAGAGTTGGAGAAGTTACTTGGAAAACGTTATACTTCAAAACAACTTAAGAATGGGTGGGATTACATGAAAAGACAATATCTCATTTGGAGTAAAATGATGACTATGACAGGACATGGTTACAACTCTGTAACCAAAACTTTTGATTGGCCAGCTGAAAAATGGGAAGAATATCTACAG aaatatcCAGAAGCTAAACAATTCCATTTTAAACCATTAGCAAATGTGGAAGAATTAGAGGCATTGTTTGGAGGAGTGTTAGCTACTGGGTCTAAAAATTGGAGCTCTGAAGGAGTGATAGCTTCTGGGGCTGAGGAATCATCAACACATTCTACATCTATGCCTAGCAAAACTTCAATTAGTTTAGAAGAAGATGAGGATTTGCTAAGAAATACTAATGATGAAGCAGAAGGTTCtaagaaaaaacagaagaaaggaaagaaagagcaAACTCAAGAAGAAATGAATAGAATAGTGAATGTGTTGGAGAATTTTAAAGGACCCTTAGTCAAAGAATGCATGAAGATTTTGAAGAGGCTCTTGACTTATGAGGATCCATTATACTATGTAGCAATTAATGCATTTTGCAAGAAGAAATAG